The Nicotiana tomentosiformis chromosome 9, ASM39032v3, whole genome shotgun sequence genome contains the following window.
ataagagctaaaccgataccaatccgcccgatatcgtatcgggtggctagcggattaatacatttaaaagccgataaccgttaagccaaaccgttaagagtaattaaccgcccaatccgcccgataagcagctcTAGATACGACAGAAACTTTCAAGCATATAAGTGACCAGAGGCGGAACAacaatttgaagtttatgggtttgAGAATCTAATTTATTTAAGTTACtgggttttaaattaataattagtaTATATTTGATGAATTTCTTGAGATAAATAAAAAATTAGGACAAAAGCTACTGGATTTGGCCGAACCCGTAGATCGTGTTCTAGCTCCGCTCCTGTCAGTGatgcttttttttttaaaacagatATACCACTAGCGAGTTCTTCCTACCTCAGGTCAcgtttaactttttttttcttccgtTTCTTCTTTTGATGTGAGTATTAGTACTAacaaattaatttctttttttcgtATTAACATTTGATTATAAATCTCGTACTTAGGATGTCCAATTGTCCATAACGAGCATAGGtcttccaaaaaaaaaagaagaagatagaaGCAACACCATCCTGTCAAAAAGTGAACATACTTGCCCACAAAAAGTAATaagccaaaaataattaaaaaatattctcAAGAGATGCTTAGTTGCATTCGGCTTTTAACTCTAGTGATAAACACGCTCCACTTCTaaccaaaaggttgtgagttcaagtcaccccaagagtaagatGGTGAATTCTTGTAAGGAAGGAGCCGAAGGTatatcagaaacaacctctctattccAGAATAAGGGTAAGATTTACGTATACCTACACTCCCCAGACCCAACATCAATAGATATTTTCACCTTGAACAACTCCAATAAAGAAGGTAATTTGGAATGTAGCGTAACGTTTCAAATACTTTAgataagaaaaaacaaaaaagaaatcaACGAATTTAGCAATAAACACATTTGTAATTTGACTCTTGCACGTCATACTTTACAAGTTGCACATCTCTAATCCTACACATATCTACAAGTCAAATAATTCCCCAAATTCAAGGCCCAAGTCAACTATGACTGCGTAATAAAGGGCATCCCTTCATTTCAGCACATGCCACGTCAACATCAGGTGCCACATCAGATTGCCACATGTAATAAGACATTCATATGCATTTTCTGACAGTCCGTCATTCTTGCTTTCTTGTCTTTTTTTCTTTGCAAAAATCAATATTTTCCTCTTACCACGCCAACAGCGTGACATTTTTTAAATTCCTCTTAATTATCACCTAGGTGTCTGTGCCCGAGTTTGGAACTGAGTTCCACCGCTTTCTAAATCCAACTCGGCAGCGCAACTCGTTCCGGCCCGAGGTGAATAGCTAGCTCCGGTGGGCGTTTTCCTGTTCATACTTAGTATTCTTTTCAACGACAATAACCGAGCCGCCGGTGATCTCGATTGACTCGCCGGTGAACTCAATCTGAGTCCCATTTCCAAATCGTCTTCCAATTCGTTCCTCGGTACCTCTATTCTCACTCCCGTAAGATCCAATCCTTTTCTCCGCCCACCTAACGACGTTGTATTAACACTGCTATTCTGCCCCTCCTGGTGCTGACACGTGTTGCACAAACCGGAACTCGAACCCGGTTCAGCCGCTTCATTCACCGTCACCGCTACCTCAGCCCGGTTGTTGTCCGGTTCGGTAGCTGGTTCCACCGGCGACCGACAGAGAGGGCAGGTAGAATGAGAATGAAACCACATATCAATACACTCCAAATGAAAAGAGTGATTACACTTGGGCAAAACACGGCCATTTTCATTCTCCTCAAATTCCGATAAACAAACCGCACATTCAAGCTGTTCAGGGTGAGTCTTCGATGAATAAACAAAAGCCGGTAGCGAGTTAAGAACCGACGGTTCTAAACCCCGGTTCGCATCAGACAAACCAGAAGTAGGGTTATCAACGTAGAACACAATATGAGTACGGCGGTGGTGGATTCTCCGGCGACGGAGGATTTCATGGCGGCGCTGACGGAGAAGGTACCAACGAGCATAAAGATGAAGACCCACCATAAAAACAACAACGGTGAATAAGACAACAATAGCGCTTAGCATTATTTTTCCACTTAATGCATAGCCTTTGGAGGATGAATCAATTAACGGATCGTGGAGCATACTTGGGTTATCGTTATCCATTGTAGAAATTAAATATGTAGAAAAAGATAGCACACAGAAAAATGGATATATGGAATTAGAACGAAGAGATAAGGGATGATGTGAATATGTATATATAAAGAGGGAGAAGGAACAAGGAAAGTTCTTGTTGGTTTCGGTGGAAAAGGAGAGAGTTTAGGTATGGTGGTTTTAGTAGTGAGAGTTGCAGAATAATGTGATATTGGAAATCTATAAGACGCCATTGTTGACGCGGGATTGGTGAAATGACTGAAAGGCCCTTGGATCTTCCCGCGTGTACACAGTTGAATGTTTGTCAATTACAACGAAAATGAAATGGAAAAGGTTTGTTAGTTTCGTTGAATTATGGAGTAGTTAAGTTTTCTGATTAAAAGTTGCGTTTAGTGATCCGGTTAGTTAATTCAAAGATCTTTATGGTGTTTCCATTAATGTATTTTCATTTATGACAAGGACGTAACTACTCTCTTCGTTCTATAATATTTcgtttttttaataatatatagtaaTGTTATACTAATGATAGGAAGATACGGAGGTCGaatattagagttgtaggttaagATGTAGTTGAATCttgacttacttcgtaccattgtgggactagccaggtaaggtttttgtctaagatagctagtgataatgttgtgttttactacttcgtttttcagtgcatgtcttatttactagctatcgcttttgctttgcatctttcttctgcatttcatggtgttcctatttttcctatgattgttgtggtgatactaatattgtctccttttgtccttttgtttttttgttttcttgagccaagggtctttcggaaacaacctctctactcctttgtggtaggggtaaggtctgcgtacacactaccatccccagaccccattagtgagattttactgggttgttgttgttgttgtatagtaATGTTatactatttttaaaaaataccTAAATACATGTGTGCACACACAAGCTCAAAGTATCATATGATGCGATGATTGTTAGATGAACATATCTAAGTATGATTATGAGTTCAAGTCTTATTTCAATcttgttgtttttctttctttttctttatagaAATCGGTGCCCAGGGATGGATATTTTTggtgtcattttttttttttgcgtatTAATcaagtatttttatttttctttcttttttgtttgatttattattttaaaattcaCGCATTGAAATTTCTATTCTTCTTTTGTCTCCATAAAATCTTATATGATTAACTGAAATATGTATATTAAAACTAGCTAGTAGCAGTGAATGATGTAGCATATAGTCAATGAGTTCAACTGAtcccaatatttttccacaatgaACAAAGATATAGaggtaaaaaaataattattaaaaaaaataatttgaactTATAATTCTAAAAGTGTGAAGGATGCAATAGTAAGAACTAACGATTGTACCCGTAAAACTTTGTATCATAGATTTACTTGTTTGTAATAGTGCACCCATCTTTCCAAAATCTTGAATTTGCCTCTGTGCGCCAACAACCAAAGTAAGTGATTCATAATAACATGTACTCGTATCTAGAGATTCTAAAATATTCCcaataaattaagaaaaatatactCATATTATATGATAGTTATTCCTATtattgtgttcaattttgcaCTTGAAGAAAACCATATATAGCGTGTGGTTCATTGATGCTTCACTTGTGAAATGCATGACATACTTATTATTGCTAGCAAGCTTGCATATTTTATTTAAGGATACCTCAAAACTATTATTTCGTCATGTCCTATAGGGGTTGTAACACTGTTGCGTAATTtataaatgattttttttaagaTACTTTCCTTAAATATTTATTATCATTGGACATCTCGAAGAATAACTATAAGATTCTAAAATTAAGAAATGAACTTGCGAgagttttaaaatttaaaatggaATAAAAACTTCTAGTGGAGAGTCTTATTTAGTGTGTATAAAAAGAAAGCCTTATTAATGATTTTAGGTTTTCAAATCAAGTAATAGGAAAAATATTGAAACTATTCGCACGCTAACCTGTGTAAGGTGCACCCTTAAAATGTAGGACATAGATAGAatttgaactttaaaactttttgTCCATAACCTTTTCAAATTTTAATCTTCTCCATAAATGGAGAGAAATTTATAAACAACATTCTGAAAGTAACACTACCCTTTCAGCAGAAATAATTTTTAAGCCAAAAAGTAATAAGTTGGGGTTGTCTGGCTTATTATTTTTGACTTGTTTTAAGCAGATTTTAACTTATTTTAAGTATTTTTTAACTTTATCAAacactgaaaaaaaaaaaagctgaTTTAATTTTTGGCGAATCCCACAACATAACGGATTGGGAGGAAAAAATAAAAGGCTATATAAGTCAATGTAAGAATCCAACTGCAAATCTTCTTTTGAGTTAAAACTCAGGCATACAAAATCGTGAAATCCCAAAGATAATGTCAGAGCGGGCAATATTTTTACCTAAATGTTAACTTAACCACTCTAAAGTTTTACTTTGTCCGTAATCCTTTTTGATAGAAGGATGTCTTCTTATATATTTCAAATTCTTAAGTAATTCACACTTGTTTTGCAcatctaagaaatatcaaatctcaaATAGAAAAGCAAATCACCCTTCATTTCAACCCTTAATTTAGGATCAATTTAAGTGATACTTATAGACATGTAGTTTGAGAAGGAGAGCCTTGAAGTAACGGTCAaattgtctccgtgtgacctatatgtcccgggttcgagccgtggaatcagtCACTAATgggctgcctacatcacaccccctTAGGGTGCGACCTTACCCTTAGTGACGGATCTAGGATTTTAAAGTCGTGGGTGCTCACGGATAAAAATTttgaaagaagagaaaaaaagagTTTAGTTATGGGTGCTCACTCAATATttatctaaatatttttataaataccTATACAAATTTACTAAATCTCGTTAAAGATAATGGGTGCTTGAGCACCCAAAAATAACATGTAGATCCGCCATTGCTTACCCTAGGCCTTGCGTGAACACGAGATGTTTTatacaccgggctgccctttattAACATGTAGTTTGaacttaataatttaaaatttattaagttTGAAACAACCTTTAGATCCAGAAGTCTTCATCCAAAGAAAAGCTTAACAAATTCCAAAATTTCAGCCCTAACTCGCTGACGATAGAAACTGTACAAATTAAGATGGAAGATGCAGGTGTAGACTGGACTCTTATTAAAGTAATTCCTACCTAAGTGACTGAAATTAACTAGAGGTTGAAGAAGTTACAATTTAAAACTAAGGAAGTCTTTAGTTTCACACTGTCTTTTGTTCTTATTCTCACTGAATGCGTCATGTTTAGAATGTAAACAAAATGTGATACAAACGAGAAACAAATTAAACAATTTTTTTTGCGTCTTTTCTTCTTCATACGAAGAAGAGAGAGTCAAAAGTGGCGTGTCTAACACTATTGTGACTTTTAAGTCGTTTCCTTGAATTTTCATAAGTGTCTTTAACATAAAGCATTTGTTTGATGTAGACTTTCCTACTTGTGTCCAAATTGGAGTGAGCTAAAAAAGTTTATGTATTTCATATTCAACGCCATAGGTGCAAGGAAGTTTACTATTCTGGTACAATCATGATTTACTCGAAAGTTTCACattagaaaaaatatatttttttatacaaattcaaaattttaatttattagGTGCGGAGTAGCACTATATCCTTTGATTATTTGTGATAATAGGCCGAGGTGGAgctactatattatactattataTGTGGGTAGTTGCTGCTTAGATCCAATATTTAATTAGAAAGTCAATCAAATatgtatataaatattaaattatgaATTCAGTAACTAAAATAGACTATGAATTTGCTGAAAAGTTCGGAACTCATAAACTTTAAATACATATTCGCCTATAATAATAGGTGTTCACTTAATCTATGATCAcgtccaactctagtcctaaaaaagaTAATCGGTCactgcaaatataattcggtctAAGAATCctgagtcgaatcccacagaaaaCTAGggtttagctacaactgttcactATTACTAAGAAGACATgctcgaacaattcctaagttataaatattaagattcttatgtctaactaagtaactaacaaattaaagaagtgaattaacaactaaagatactaagggttggagacaaggttaaggaggtctagagttatgattttcccaattgtcggaatctttcCCGCTATGGCTTCTATAATTTTGTCTAattattctctaccgatcgtgagtactttggttgtcgtaattctctctcgagcaactaccagaatttactagatatattctctcgaactacactagctggcactaattcaccgctcactacgatcgcaccaaggttttgttatctctaatctCGCCTTTAAGCCCTCCGTATTGAtatctcacatacgttaggagtgatgttattcaacaactacctaatgCACATTCTCTCTTGAGGAATACACACTAAGTAGGCACAGttaattgatggtcattcaatcaattgtacaaacacgtagttgaacaagtagagaaatccaacggctcaattatataaaaatataacaagaattcatcctccaaaaggttccatcaaaaccctagataacaaatgagctattcataatagtatgaaaagctacaatactagaattcatagccaattgtatacagtcaaaaccggttagtccttcgtacgaactggtcgaaatggtaatgcattggatcggaaccgatcaatgtcgagctcgatatcattatcgagctcgaatccaaatcgaactatgataaaGTTATCAAGCTTACgaggcagagaccgaccaacaatGTCCCCGAATCAATATAAGGCTCTGAAtcaaaatcgagctcgagtcaagatcgagagctcgagtcggtatcgagctcgagtcaaatatcgagctcatagacaaaagccgttgcaaccgcactaggggagagaatcctggcaggaattatgaaaaagctgatttatcatgggtctcccactatgtatttttaattgtatctaaagtaggatccctccactataaaggggttggttattatttctgtagggaCGAAGTTTTCTATATACATGGTAACTGAGAGATCATATACtcatatattgaagagttatccttttttagctacatcgattgattcatcttgcttaatccataaatcatcttctttccaactttgctTAATTTTCATTCTTTGCAATCAATAATTGATAATTTCattttactcttacgatttgtgtcaagttacaccacatacccttagaactacgaacaaattcaactatctccatttttcgggtaaacagtttggcacccatcgtggggctaagtataacagtggttatttgatacgaatccgcAAAATATGCCATTTACGCTTGTTtccggaagtgtctttgattttagaTTATCAACGACTAACtatcaattaaatggccttacctatcgacaacgaagctggtcttcaagatgagaacaacagcTTGATGCCCAGGACCGAAAGGCCACTTGTCGACGCCGTTGAGGCTCGAGTCGAAGTGCCATTAGACGTTAAtttgcatgtggccattgaggcaaacctacattctgaacctgaaaataacattcattGTGGCACTCGATCAGCAGCTCGATATACCCATAACGTCGAAGAAAACGGTGTCAGCTTGCgcatgattttcaaaatgttgcaagctcaacaggcagcaataacTTAGTTACAtagtcaaacccagataccgagcaggccggagcccaatccaccccgagaaattgcccacagaacggaaccagctatagtaaggtcaaatgagcaagagtcggggactaatcctgaaattgctaagatgttcgaagaaataaccaaacgaatagaattaggtgaaaggaggatcgaggcaaacgacaaaaaggtggaaacatataattccaggtgatcagatcccgggggcaccaccgatattgaagggattagattccaaaaaattcgtacaaaagcctttcccccaaGCACGACTCCTAAACATATCCCAAAGAAATTCCGAATgaccgagattcctaaatataacggaactactGACCCCAACAAAAATGTGACCTCTTACACATGtaccatcaaagggaacgacctagaggacgatgaaatcgaatccgtattattgaagaaattcggtgaaaccctgtcaaaggaagcaatgatatggtatcataatttaccatctaattctatcgattcttttgctatgcttgtagattccttcgtaaaagcacacgccggggccataaaggttgAGTCCAagaagtcggacctgttcaaggtaagacaaaaggataacgagatgctaagggaattcatatctcattttcaaatggaacgaatggatcttccaccagtcacagacgattgggctgttcaggctttcactcaaggtttgaacgaatgaaATTCGACGGCTTCATgacggttgaagcataacctgatcgagtacccagctattacttgagccgacgtgcataatcggtaccaatcaaaaattagagtcaaaGACGATcagttggggtctgaacccgtttctagaagggatatcaatcgagaacaaggtccgataaGGGACCGATACCGACCGTATAGTAGAAACCACAAAATCAATGAATCGAGATGTAACCCCGGACAAggcaacaaaagaagtgatcgaggtcaagggtcacGGGGGATGATGAATagaaatgggttcgacaggcctaccggacctaaggaagcgccacagttatcggagtataacttcagcattgatgtatctgccatcgtgtcggctatcaggcgcatcaaagacactaaatggcctcgacccatgcagaccgatcctgcccagaggaatcccaatcaaatatgcgaatatcatggcacccatggccacagaacggaagattgcaggcaactaagagaggaggtagcccggttattcaataaagggcaccttcgagaatttttaagtgacagggccaaaaaccatttcaaaacgGGGATTTCGGCAAACAAAACGAataggaagaaccacaacacatcatccatatgatcatcggcgacgtcgatacccctcaagggccgATGCTTAAACGCACCAAGACACCGGTTATGAGAGAAAAGcgacctcgaactcaggattacacacccataggaaccttttcctttaatgatgaagatgcagaaggagtcatgcaacctcataatgatgcactgttaatatccgtacttatgaataaaacaaaagttaagcatgtgttaattgatcgaggtagctcggccaacattgtTAGATTGAAGGTTGTAGAAtaactcggtctacaggatcaGGTCGTACccacaaccctggttctaaaaggattcaatatggcatgtgaaaccaccaaaggcgagataattctgccgataaatATGGCCGAGACCATCagggaaacgaagttccacgtaatcgaaggcgacgtgaggtacaacgccctttttggaaggccatagATCCACAACATAAGAGctataccttcgaccctacaccaggttcttaaattcccaacatcgaagggagtcaaaatagtgtacggagaagaACCGGCCACGAGAGAAATGTTTTCCATTGAAGAAGCAATTCCGATATCCTCACCTTCGTCAACAAAGGGGTCggactcaaaaggggaacgagatgACAAATAGCAATCATAGACGTCAGCCTTAACCCAACCAAAAAATTAAaagattgacgaagatgatgatcaaaggatccttcgatccttcgtggttcctgatgattccgacgccacccaatcaacgattgaagaattgtagcaagtcatactaatcgagcatttgcccgaatgaaaggtatacctgggaatgggatTAACCTCCGAACTTAGGAAaatgcttattcaatttcttatcaataacatagattattttgcttggtctcatttagatataacagggattccACCAGATATAATGACGTATCGgttaagcctggaccctaggttcaaatcggtgaagcaaaagagaagaccccagtccgaggtaaagcacgcattcataaaggacgaggtaactaaacttcttaaaatagggtccattcgggaggtaaaatatcccgaatggttagccaatgtagttgtagtccctaaaaaagggaacaaacttagaatgtgtgtagattataaggatttaaacaaagcgTGCCCCAAAAattcttttccgctgcccaacatcgatcgcatgatcgatgccacgactgtccacgaggtccttacttttctcgatgcctatttcgggtataatcaaatccaaatgaacccggaagaccaggaaaagactttatttgtcaccaagtatagaacatattgttataatatgatgcccttcgggctaaaaaatacaggagctacttactaacgcctagtaaataaaatattcgaggaacaattaggtaaatcaatggaagtttatattaatgacatgctagttaagtccctgcgtgcagaggaccattttgctcatttgcaggaaacattcgagattttaaggaaatacaacatgaagctcaaccactagaaatgtgctttcggggtcggttcgggcaagttcctcagcttcatggtatcgaatcgggggatcgagatcaaccccgataaaatcaaggctatcaaagacatcgccatcgtggacagtgtaaaagccgtgtAGAGGCTAACGGGGTGGATTGCTGCCTttggccgattcatttcaaggtcattAGATCGAAGTCAcatatttttctctctactcaaaaagaagaatgatttcgcctggaccccggaataccAACAAGCAtgagaggaattgaagcgatatctatcgatcccaccactgcttcatactccaaaagcaGACtagaaactttgcttgtacttggcagtatcggaaatcgcggtaagtggtgtcctagttcgagaagagcaaggtacgcaattttccgtttattatgtgagtcgaaccttaggggaagcagaactagatatccacacttagagaaattggcacttgcactgataagcgcctctagaaagttaagaccatactttcaatgtcatcccatatgcgtattaaccacttacccacttcgtaatattttgcacaagatcaaactatcaggccgattagccaaatgggtcgtcgaattcagtgggtacgatatcgaatatcaaccccggacgaccatcaagtctcaaattttagcggacttcgtggccgattttacgTCAACCCTCGTactcgaagtcgaaaaggaactcttgttgaaatcgggtacatcatcgggggtatggactcacagatggggcttcgaacgtgaaaggaTCCAGGCTAGGCATCATCTTAAAGCCGCCTACGA
Protein-coding sequences here:
- the LOC104091661 gene encoding RING-H2 finger protein ATL2-like, which encodes MDNDNPSMLHDPLIDSSSKGYALSGKIMLSAIVVLFTVVVFMVGLHLYARWYLLRQRRHEILRRRRIHHRRTHIVFYVDNPTSGLSDANRGLEPSVLNSLPAFVYSSKTHPEQLECAVCLSEFEENENGRVLPKCNHSFHLECIDMWFHSHSTCPLCRSPVEPATEPDNNRAEVAVTVNEAAEPGSSSGLCNTCQHQEGQNSSVNTTSLGGRRKGLDLTGVRIEVPRNELEDDLEMGLRLSSPASQSRSPAARLLSLKRILSMNRKTPTGASYSPRAGTSCAAELDLESGGTQFQTRAQTPR